Proteins encoded together in one Cellulomonas gilvus ATCC 13127 window:
- a CDS encoding glycosyl hydrolase family 95 catalytic domain-containing protein, whose product MGDTLRFAGPALRWDEAFPLGNGSVGAMVHGGHRRARVQVNDATAWSGHPAGPGLALAELRRRDVGPRTLSALRSAIAEGRDDEAARLAQRFQGPYAQAFQPFVDLLVTLSPADPTGDDDVDAAYEGRSLDLRDGLVHEAVTFESAGCRVMTTWFTSAPDGCLHARWRAPDVPFSLELELRGAQPGGPSALVVEAGVVGAQVRVELPFDVAPGHEPDRPGRIAVGSHASLVGYATVLVSTDGRATASPGGVRVAGATWVEAVLATATTTRWPEPGPLAHPAEAEHASRERARAALPPSPAAGAVAQRRHVEDHRALADATRLELGEPADLLLPDALGTAPLPARARAAFAFGRYLLMAASRPGAPPVNLQGVWNDEARPPWSSGYTLNINLQMAYWPAEPTGLGVCVEPLVDQVRVLAREGAAVARDLYGCAGWVAHHNSDVWGWALPVGDGHGDPSWASWWMGGAWLCRHLWDRYEYSLDEDVLRDVWPLLRGAAAFVVDWLVPDGRGGLVPSPSSSPENVRERAGREVALCAGSTVDVALARDLLSHCLEAVDILGLDEPLAARWVDAVARLPRPDVDADGLLREWPDDARAIDPHHRHLSHLVGLFPLDELVDDPWGRSEAARASLDARGPGSTGWSMAWKAALRARLGDGPGVDEILRGALTRAPQDGGSWAGGLLPNMFSTHPPFQVDGNLGLVAAMAEALLSSTRTRLVVLPALPPSWPDGAATGLRARGALVVDLTWAGGRLVELVLHPGADGEREVVVDGVSRHVVLRAGTTVRLGEGLTDRAA is encoded by the coding sequence GTGGGCGACACGCTGCGCTTCGCGGGTCCCGCGCTGCGCTGGGACGAGGCGTTCCCGCTCGGCAACGGGAGCGTGGGTGCCATGGTGCACGGCGGCCACCGGCGGGCCCGCGTGCAGGTCAACGACGCGACCGCGTGGTCGGGGCACCCGGCCGGTCCGGGCCTCGCGCTCGCGGAGCTGCGCCGCCGTGACGTGGGCCCGCGGACGCTCTCGGCGCTGCGCTCGGCGATCGCCGAGGGTCGCGACGACGAGGCCGCACGCCTCGCGCAGCGGTTCCAGGGTCCGTACGCGCAGGCGTTCCAGCCGTTCGTCGACCTGCTGGTGACCCTGTCCCCGGCCGACCCGACGGGCGACGACGACGTCGACGCGGCGTACGAGGGCCGGTCGCTCGACCTGCGCGACGGGCTGGTGCACGAGGCGGTGACGTTCGAGAGCGCCGGCTGCCGCGTCATGACGACGTGGTTCACCAGCGCCCCGGACGGCTGCCTGCACGCGCGGTGGCGTGCGCCCGACGTCCCGTTCTCGCTCGAGCTCGAGCTCCGCGGCGCGCAGCCGGGGGGACCCAGCGCACTCGTGGTCGAGGCGGGTGTGGTGGGCGCGCAGGTGCGTGTCGAGCTGCCGTTCGACGTGGCGCCCGGGCACGAGCCGGACCGGCCGGGCCGCATCGCGGTCGGGTCGCACGCGTCGCTCGTCGGCTACGCGACCGTGCTCGTGTCCACCGACGGCCGCGCGACCGCGAGCCCGGGGGGCGTGCGCGTCGCCGGCGCCACGTGGGTCGAGGCCGTGCTGGCCACGGCCACCACGACGCGGTGGCCCGAGCCGGGCCCGCTCGCGCATCCGGCGGAGGCCGAGCACGCGTCGCGTGAGCGCGCGCGGGCCGCGCTGCCGCCGTCGCCCGCCGCCGGCGCGGTCGCGCAGCGGCGCCACGTCGAGGACCACCGCGCGCTCGCGGACGCGACGCGTCTCGAGCTGGGCGAGCCCGCCGACCTCCTGCTGCCCGATGCGCTCGGGACCGCGCCGCTGCCCGCGCGGGCACGTGCGGCGTTCGCGTTCGGCCGCTACCTGCTCATGGCCGCGTCCCGCCCGGGTGCGCCGCCCGTGAACCTGCAGGGCGTGTGGAACGACGAGGCGCGGCCGCCGTGGTCGAGCGGCTACACGCTCAACATCAACCTGCAGATGGCGTACTGGCCCGCCGAGCCCACCGGGCTGGGCGTGTGCGTCGAGCCGCTCGTGGACCAGGTGCGCGTGCTGGCGCGCGAGGGGGCCGCCGTCGCGCGGGACCTGTACGGGTGCGCGGGCTGGGTCGCGCACCACAACAGCGACGTGTGGGGCTGGGCGCTGCCGGTCGGCGACGGTCACGGCGACCCGTCGTGGGCGTCCTGGTGGATGGGGGGCGCGTGGCTGTGCCGGCACCTGTGGGACCGGTACGAGTACTCGCTCGACGAGGACGTGCTGCGCGACGTGTGGCCGCTGCTGCGCGGCGCCGCGGCGTTCGTCGTCGACTGGCTGGTGCCCGACGGCCGCGGCGGCCTGGTGCCCAGCCCGTCGTCGTCCCCGGAGAACGTGCGTGAGCGCGCTGGGCGCGAGGTCGCGCTGTGCGCGGGCTCGACCGTGGACGTCGCGCTCGCGCGGGACCTGCTGAGCCACTGCCTCGAGGCCGTGGACATCCTGGGTCTCGACGAGCCGCTCGCGGCGCGCTGGGTGGACGCGGTAGCGCGTCTGCCGCGCCCGGACGTGGACGCGGACGGCCTGCTGCGCGAGTGGCCCGACGACGCCCGCGCGATCGACCCGCACCACCGCCACCTCTCGCACCTCGTCGGGCTCTTCCCGCTCGACGAGCTCGTCGACGACCCGTGGGGGCGTTCCGAGGCCGCCCGCGCGAGCCTGGACGCGCGCGGCCCCGGCTCGACCGGCTGGTCGATGGCCTGGAAGGCCGCGTTGCGCGCGCGCCTCGGGGACGGCCCCGGCGTCGACGAGATCCTGCGGGGCGCGCTCACGCGCGCCCCGCAGGACGGGGGCTCCTGGGCGGGCGGCCTGCTGCCGAACATGTTCTCGACGCACCCGCCCTTCCAGGTCGACGGCAACCTGGGCCTCGTGGCGGCCATGGCCGAGGCGCTGCTGTCCTCGACACGCACGCGGCTCGTCGTGCTGCCCGCGCTCCCGCCGTCGTGGCCCGACGGCGCCGCGACCGGGCTGCGTGCGCGGGGTGCGCTCGTGGTGGACCTGACGTGGGCCGGCGGGCGGCTCGTCGAGCTCGTGCTGCACCCGGGTGCCGACGGCGAGCGTGAGGTGGTCGTGGACGGCGTGAGCCGGCACGTGGTGCTGCGTGCCGGGACGACCGTGCGGCTGGGTGAGGGGCTGACCGACCGTGCCGCGTGA
- a CDS encoding carbohydrate ABC transporter permease, translating into MSGMTPEISAEGAVLPRDVVDDARGRRPKRRRNPNRPVWEEQPTVAGQVAKFVILAGVVLAVLFPLWTVVVTSLSTTQESIKAGGLVVVPGELTLNAYTQILSGGVVTRAALVSIGVTAVGTTISVVVSVLAAYGLSRPGSFAHRPLLFVFLITMFFGAGLIPTYLLVSSLNLIDSYWALILPGAVSAFNVLILRNFFMAIDSSILDAARIDGAGEWRVLGGIVLPMSKAVVAVIALFYGVGYWNAFFNAMLYINDNAKWPLQLVLRSYVLQGVTLPGSGAGQVDVGTGVVTGMPVKMAVMILAIIPILVVYPFVQRHFTKGVIFGAVKG; encoded by the coding sequence ATGAGCGGCATGACTCCGGAGATCTCGGCCGAAGGGGCCGTCCTGCCCCGCGACGTCGTCGACGACGCGCGGGGGCGCCGCCCGAAGCGGCGACGCAACCCGAACCGCCCGGTGTGGGAGGAGCAGCCGACCGTCGCGGGCCAGGTGGCGAAGTTCGTCATCCTCGCGGGCGTGGTGCTCGCTGTGCTGTTCCCGCTCTGGACGGTGGTGGTCACCAGCCTGTCCACCACGCAGGAGTCGATCAAGGCGGGCGGCCTCGTCGTGGTGCCGGGCGAGCTCACGCTCAACGCGTACACGCAGATCCTCTCGGGCGGCGTGGTGACGCGTGCGGCGCTCGTGAGCATCGGCGTGACGGCCGTCGGCACGACGATCTCGGTCGTCGTCTCGGTGCTCGCGGCCTACGGGCTGTCGCGTCCCGGGTCGTTCGCGCACCGGCCGCTGCTGTTCGTCTTCCTCATCACCATGTTCTTCGGTGCGGGTCTGATCCCCACGTACCTGCTGGTGAGCTCGCTCAACCTCATCGACTCGTACTGGGCGCTGATCCTGCCGGGCGCGGTCAGCGCGTTCAACGTGCTGATCCTGCGCAACTTCTTCATGGCGATCGACTCCTCGATCCTCGACGCCGCACGCATCGACGGAGCGGGTGAGTGGCGCGTGCTCGGCGGCATCGTCCTGCCGATGTCCAAGGCCGTGGTCGCGGTGATCGCGCTGTTCTACGGCGTGGGCTACTGGAACGCATTCTTCAACGCGATGCTCTACATCAACGACAACGCCAAGTGGCCGCTGCAGCTGGTCCTGCGCTCGTACGTGCTGCAGGGCGTGACGCTGCCCGGCAGCGGCGCGGGCCAGGTGGACGTCGGCACGGGCGTGGTCACCGGCATGCCGGTCAAGATGGCCGTGATGATCCTCGCGATCATCCCGATCCTCGTCGTCTACCCGTTCGTCCAGCGGCACTTCACCAAGGGCGTCATCTTCGGCGCGGTCAAGGGCTGA
- a CDS encoding ABC transporter permease: MTAPDARRTPGRARTSRTRTAVPQRKIGWTTRLKRDRSLLLMTVPAIVLLVVFAYVPMLGNVIAWQDYSPYTGFVQSPFVGWQNFVEVFDNPLFLHAVENTLTITLFQLVFYFPVPIFLALLLNSVVSPRLRTMIQSIVYLPHFFSWVLVVTIFQQIFGGAGLINQTLRNNGLDAGVDLMTNPDTFLVLITSQAVWKDAGWGIIIFLAALSTVSPELYEASVVDGANRWRRMWHVTLPALRPVIVLLLILRLGDALTVGFEQLILQRDAVGSQVSEVIDTYVYYQGVIYGDWSFAAAAGLIKGVVSLALVLGANKLAHVFGESGVYKRA; this comes from the coding sequence GTGACCGCGCCCGACGCGCGACGCACGCCCGGGCGCGCCCGGACGTCGCGCACCCGCACGGCCGTCCCGCAGCGCAAGATCGGCTGGACCACGCGCCTCAAGCGCGACCGGTCGCTGCTGCTCATGACCGTGCCGGCGATCGTCCTGCTGGTGGTGTTCGCCTACGTCCCCATGCTGGGCAACGTCATCGCGTGGCAGGACTACTCGCCGTACACCGGGTTCGTGCAGAGCCCGTTCGTCGGGTGGCAGAACTTCGTCGAGGTGTTCGACAACCCGCTGTTCCTGCACGCGGTCGAGAACACGCTGACCATCACGCTGTTCCAGCTGGTGTTCTACTTCCCGGTGCCGATCTTCCTGGCGCTCCTGCTCAACAGCGTGGTCTCGCCCCGGCTGCGGACCATGATCCAGTCGATCGTGTACCTGCCCCACTTCTTCTCGTGGGTGCTGGTCGTGACGATCTTCCAGCAGATCTTCGGCGGCGCGGGCCTCATCAACCAGACGCTGCGCAACAACGGGCTCGACGCGGGCGTGGACCTGATGACCAACCCGGACACGTTCCTGGTCCTCATCACGTCGCAGGCCGTCTGGAAGGACGCCGGCTGGGGGATCATCATCTTCCTCGCGGCCCTGTCCACGGTCTCGCCCGAGCTGTACGAGGCGTCGGTGGTCGACGGCGCGAACCGGTGGCGACGCATGTGGCACGTGACCCTGCCCGCGTTGCGGCCCGTCATCGTCCTGCTGCTCATCCTGCGCCTGGGCGACGCGCTGACCGTGGGCTTCGAGCAGCTGATCCTGCAGCGGGACGCGGTCGGCTCGCAGGTGTCGGAGGTGATCGACACCTACGTGTACTACCAGGGCGTCATCTACGGCGACTGGAGCTTCGCGGCCGCCGCGGGGCTGATCAAGGGTGTCGTGAGCCTCGCGCTCGTCCTCGGGGCGAACAAGCTCGCGCACGTGTTCGGTGAGAGTGGGGTGTACAAGCGCGCATGA
- a CDS encoding extracellular solute-binding protein, whose product MNSSTPRPGRITDFQVGRRGFLGMLAAGAAVVGVPSLLSGCGTGGGGGGAAAPSAQATVSTGVLPNFYPVEYVAPDFPSVNGSTPGFSKIPESFVASVKTPPGSGASFTAMTPLWGTIPPTDGNKYYEAVNGMLGSTITFQISDGNTYGDKLATVLASAKDVPDWVCIPSWNIPPRFGSEIVPNLFQDLTEHLAGDKVKDYPNLANIPTAAWKFCVFNDRLYGLPMPGELITDATFYRKDLVEAKGVSADVSTADELIDLAKELTGGGVYGAEDLWITATQMYAVPPKWKVVDGKLVHRVETEEYRAALDWTARLFASGAVHPDAVAGNTAEAKTRFQGGRSLIMSDGLGGWHEALRDNLPGNPEYWQQPFAPIAADGGTPVLWQGNPANIFSFLKKSDDPARVTELLKLADALAAPFGTTEFDAINNGVEGVHYTRDDKGLPVPTELAATELQPTYMFLVGPPIAQTRVQYPGFVEAYCTWMADAAAAVQQPAFFAMQIVEPAQYASIGQPFVDLEKDIARGRKSIDDLDSAVSTWKSSGGEQLREFYQEILDAQ is encoded by the coding sequence ATGAACAGCTCCACCCCCCGACCCGGCCGGATCACCGACTTCCAGGTCGGCCGGCGTGGTTTCCTCGGGATGCTCGCGGCCGGTGCGGCCGTCGTCGGCGTCCCGTCGCTGCTGTCCGGCTGCGGCACCGGGGGAGGCGGCGGCGGCGCCGCGGCCCCGTCGGCGCAGGCCACGGTGTCGACGGGCGTGCTGCCGAACTTCTACCCCGTCGAGTACGTCGCGCCGGACTTCCCGAGCGTCAACGGCTCGACGCCCGGGTTCTCGAAGATCCCCGAGTCGTTCGTCGCCTCGGTCAAGACGCCCCCGGGCTCGGGTGCGTCGTTCACCGCGATGACGCCGCTGTGGGGCACCATCCCGCCCACCGACGGCAACAAGTACTACGAGGCCGTCAACGGCATGCTGGGCTCGACGATCACGTTCCAGATCTCGGACGGCAACACGTACGGCGACAAGCTCGCCACGGTGCTCGCGTCCGCCAAGGACGTGCCGGACTGGGTCTGCATCCCGTCGTGGAACATCCCGCCGCGCTTCGGCTCGGAGATCGTGCCGAACCTCTTCCAGGACCTCACCGAGCACCTGGCGGGCGACAAGGTCAAGGACTACCCGAACCTGGCCAACATCCCGACCGCGGCCTGGAAGTTCTGCGTCTTCAACGACCGCCTGTACGGCCTGCCCATGCCGGGCGAGCTCATCACGGACGCGACGTTCTACCGCAAGGACCTGGTCGAGGCGAAGGGTGTCAGCGCCGACGTCAGCACGGCCGACGAGCTGATCGACCTCGCCAAGGAGCTCACGGGCGGGGGCGTGTACGGCGCCGAGGACCTGTGGATCACCGCGACCCAGATGTACGCGGTCCCGCCCAAGTGGAAGGTCGTCGACGGCAAGCTCGTGCACCGCGTCGAGACCGAGGAGTACCGCGCGGCGCTCGACTGGACCGCGCGCCTGTTCGCCTCGGGCGCGGTCCACCCGGACGCGGTCGCGGGCAACACCGCCGAGGCCAAGACGCGGTTCCAGGGCGGCCGCTCGCTCATCATGTCCGACGGCCTGGGCGGCTGGCACGAGGCGTTGCGCGACAACCTGCCCGGCAACCCCGAGTACTGGCAGCAGCCGTTCGCCCCGATCGCGGCCGACGGCGGCACGCCCGTGCTGTGGCAGGGGAACCCGGCCAACATCTTCTCGTTCCTCAAGAAGTCGGACGACCCGGCGCGCGTGACCGAGCTGCTCAAGCTCGCGGACGCGCTCGCGGCGCCGTTCGGCACCACGGAGTTCGACGCGATCAACAACGGTGTCGAGGGCGTGCACTACACGCGCGACGACAAGGGCCTGCCCGTGCCCACCGAGCTCGCCGCGACCGAGCTGCAGCCCACCTACATGTTCCTGGTCGGCCCGCCCATCGCGCAGACGCGTGTGCAGTACCCGGGCTTCGTCGAGGCGTACTGCACGTGGATGGCGGACGCTGCGGCGGCCGTCCAGCAGCCCGCGTTCTTCGCGATGCAGATCGTCGAGCCCGCGCAGTACGCGTCGATCGGCCAGCCGTTCGTCGACCTCGAGAAGGACATCGCCCGGGGCCGCAAGTCGATCGACGACCTCGACTCCGCGGTCTCCACGTGGAAGTCCTCGGGCGGCGAGCAGCTGCGGGAGTTCTACCAGGAGATCCTGGACGCGCAGTGA
- a CDS encoding glycoside hydrolase family 3 C-terminal domain-containing protein, which translates to MPTDAPLYRDPTRPFDERARDLVARLTTAEKIAMLHQRGPAVERLGLRAFTTGAEVLHGVSWLGTATVYPQPVGLGATWDPELLERIGDAVGVELRAKHAADPSVSLNVWAPVVNPLRHPAWGRNEEGFSEDPHVTAELATAYARGLRGRHPVYWRTVPALKHAFGYNNETDRAVTSSQLRPRVLHEYELPAFLGPLRAATAGAVMAAYNLVDGRPNHLQGELLDLLRDAADGSLLIVSDAAAPGFVVTLQRYYDDHVEAHAAMLRAGIDSFTDNDADSAPTIERVTAALERGLLDEAVIDRAVARQLELRLRTAELDPELDPFVVGPDAIDLPEHRALAREAVARSVVVLENDGVLPLRPGVRVAVVGPHADRALHDWYSGTPPYLVGLGTALTERLGADAVRVVDGADRLVLRSVRTGGAVRASGSTHVLTADGDASDASAQHDLTHWGDGLWSLQVAGSGLLWSGARWVVHADATRLGGWVAQEAFRRQVHADGTWSLQHAGSGKWLRVQHDEAGTLVADGETPEQADRFTAEVLVSGAQAVRDACADADVVVVAVGNDPHLGGRETADRPSLELPGSMLALWRAARDGGADGPRRVLLVVSSYPYVLPPDLDADAVVWTSHGGQELGHGLTDVLTGDEEPRGRLTQAWPRASADVGDLFDYDVIAGGHTTWYAAHAPRYALGHGLTYGDVRYVGARLVDPAPVDPDVADHTAVRVALRNDGPRDAHELVQVYADAPAHRLPFGHRLVAHVRVLVPAGGEAEVDVPVRLERLATWDVTRDLLVVEPGPYELRVGASATDLPHALTLEVAGAPVPPRTVVGRAVRAADGDAFTDVELSAWHRTEGTAVQVARRRTSGTVELWTCDVRRARGLRGVLARTGPGVAQVRLAVRVGTGWRTLATLDAAAGGGRWDWSERSAPLQDLPAGDVHDLRLELVGAVRVGAVELTS; encoded by the coding sequence GTGCCGACCGACGCCCCCCTGTACCGCGACCCGACCCGCCCGTTCGACGAGCGCGCACGCGACCTGGTCGCACGCCTGACGACCGCGGAGAAGATCGCGATGCTGCACCAGCGCGGCCCCGCGGTCGAACGCCTCGGGCTGCGCGCGTTCACCACGGGTGCGGAGGTGCTGCACGGCGTGTCCTGGCTGGGCACCGCGACGGTCTACCCGCAGCCCGTGGGTCTGGGCGCGACGTGGGACCCGGAGCTCCTCGAGCGGATCGGCGACGCGGTGGGCGTCGAGCTGCGGGCCAAGCACGCCGCGGACCCCTCCGTCTCGCTCAACGTCTGGGCGCCCGTGGTCAACCCGCTGCGCCACCCCGCCTGGGGTCGCAACGAGGAGGGGTTCAGCGAGGACCCGCACGTCACCGCGGAGCTCGCGACCGCGTACGCCCGCGGTCTGCGGGGCCGGCACCCCGTGTACTGGCGCACCGTGCCGGCGCTCAAGCACGCGTTCGGCTACAACAACGAGACCGACCGAGCGGTCACCAGCTCACAGCTGCGCCCCCGCGTGCTGCACGAGTACGAGCTGCCCGCGTTCCTGGGACCGCTGCGTGCCGCGACCGCGGGTGCGGTCATGGCCGCGTACAACCTCGTCGACGGGCGCCCCAACCACCTGCAGGGCGAGCTGCTCGACCTGCTGCGCGACGCCGCCGACGGCTCGCTGCTGATCGTCTCCGACGCGGCCGCGCCGGGCTTCGTCGTCACGCTGCAGCGCTACTACGACGACCACGTCGAGGCGCACGCCGCGATGCTGCGTGCGGGCATCGACTCGTTCACCGACAACGACGCCGACAGTGCTCCGACGATCGAGCGCGTGACCGCCGCGCTCGAGCGCGGTCTGCTGGACGAGGCGGTGATCGACCGCGCGGTGGCCCGCCAGCTCGAGCTCCGGCTGCGCACGGCCGAGCTGGACCCCGAGCTCGACCCGTTCGTCGTCGGTCCGGACGCCATCGACCTGCCCGAGCACCGGGCGCTCGCGCGCGAGGCGGTGGCGCGCAGCGTCGTCGTGCTCGAGAACGACGGGGTCCTGCCGCTGCGGCCGGGCGTCCGCGTCGCGGTGGTGGGACCGCATGCCGACCGCGCGCTGCACGACTGGTACTCGGGCACGCCGCCGTACCTGGTGGGCCTGGGCACGGCGCTGACGGAGCGTCTGGGCGCGGATGCGGTGCGCGTGGTCGACGGCGCCGACCGGCTGGTGCTGCGCTCGGTCCGCACCGGCGGCGCGGTTCGCGCGAGCGGGTCCACGCACGTGCTCACCGCGGACGGTGACGCGAGCGACGCGTCCGCGCAGCACGACCTGACGCACTGGGGCGACGGGCTGTGGTCGCTCCAGGTCGCCGGGAGCGGGCTGCTGTGGAGCGGCGCGAGGTGGGTGGTGCACGCGGACGCGACCCGGCTGGGCGGCTGGGTGGCCCAGGAGGCGTTCCGGCGCCAGGTGCACGCCGACGGCACGTGGTCGCTGCAGCACGCCGGTTCGGGCAAGTGGCTGCGGGTGCAGCACGACGAGGCGGGCACGCTCGTCGCGGACGGCGAGACCCCGGAGCAGGCCGACCGGTTCACGGCCGAGGTGCTGGTCTCGGGCGCGCAGGCCGTGCGCGACGCGTGCGCCGACGCCGACGTGGTCGTCGTCGCGGTGGGGAACGACCCGCACCTGGGCGGCCGCGAGACCGCCGACCGTCCCTCGCTCGAGCTGCCCGGGTCGATGCTCGCGCTGTGGCGCGCCGCACGCGACGGCGGGGCGGACGGCCCGCGCCGCGTGCTGCTCGTCGTGTCCTCCTACCCCTACGTGCTGCCCCCGGACCTCGACGCCGACGCGGTCGTGTGGACGTCGCACGGCGGTCAGGAGCTGGGGCACGGCCTGACCGACGTGCTCACCGGGGACGAGGAGCCGCGCGGACGCCTCACGCAGGCCTGGCCGCGCGCGAGCGCGGACGTCGGCGACCTGTTCGACTACGACGTGATCGCCGGCGGGCACACCACCTGGTACGCCGCGCACGCGCCGCGCTACGCGCTGGGGCACGGCCTCACGTACGGCGACGTCCGGTACGTCGGGGCGCGCCTCGTCGACCCGGCGCCCGTGGACCCGGACGTGGCCGACCACACGGCCGTCCGCGTCGCGCTGCGGAACGACGGCCCGCGCGACGCGCACGAGCTGGTGCAGGTCTACGCCGACGCGCCCGCGCACCGCCTCCCGTTCGGCCACCGGCTGGTCGCGCACGTGCGCGTCCTGGTCCCGGCCGGCGGCGAGGCCGAGGTGGACGTGCCCGTGCGGCTCGAGCGCCTCGCCACGTGGGACGTCACGCGCGACCTGCTGGTGGTCGAGCCCGGGCCGTACGAGCTGCGCGTCGGCGCCTCGGCCACCGACCTGCCCCATGCGCTCACGCTCGAGGTCGCGGGCGCGCCCGTGCCGCCGCGCACGGTCGTCGGGCGCGCGGTGCGGGCGGCGGACGGCGACGCGTTCACCGACGTCGAGCTCTCGGCCTGGCACCGCACCGAGGGCACCGCGGTGCAGGTCGCGCGCCGGCGCACCAGCGGGACCGTCGAGCTCTGGACGTGCGACGTGCGCAGAGCGCGTGGCCTGCGCGGCGTGCTCGCGCGTACGGGACCCGGCGTCGCTCAGGTGCGCCTGGCCGTCCGGGTCGGCACCGGCTGGCGCACGCTCGCCACCCTCGACGCCGCCGCCGGTGGCGGCCGGTGGGACTGGAGCGAGCGGTCCGCTCCGCTGCAGGACCTGCCCGCCGGCGACGTGCACGACCTGCGCCTCGAGCTCGTCGGCGCCGTCAGGGTGGGGGCGGTCGAGCTGACGTCCTGA
- the tatA gene encoding Sec-independent protein translocase subunit TatA, translating into MLKNLSAWHVIVLVGVLILLFGAKRLPELAQGIGQSLRIFKSEIKDLADDEPARPVVAAPAAPAVALRPEPVVPEDRPAA; encoded by the coding sequence GTGCTCAAGAACCTGTCCGCCTGGCACGTCATCGTCCTCGTCGGCGTGCTGATCCTGCTGTTCGGCGCCAAGCGCCTGCCCGAGCTCGCCCAGGGCATCGGTCAGTCCCTCCGGATCTTCAAGTCGGAGATCAAGGACCTCGCGGACGACGAGCCCGCGCGCCCGGTCGTCGCGGCACCCGCCGCCCCGGCCGTCGCCCTGCGCCCCGAGCCGGTCGTCCCCGAGGACCGCCCGGCGGCGTGA
- a CDS encoding N-acetylglucosamine-6-phosphate deacetylase, whose protein sequence is MTEHTASPSLLRGRVVTPSTVIADGVVVIEGERLAWVGPAERLPAGLTAPAASDLTLLPGLVDLHCHGGGGTSFPDAVTAAEVAQAADEHLRHGTTTLVASLVTAPADVLLARTALLADAADAGVVAGIHLEGPFLSADRCGAQNPADMLAGDPALVRSIAHAARGHLVTMTVAPEVDGAHDVLEALVEAGALPSIGHTDASAEQVDAAADRTFDLLAASDAARSERPTATHLFNGMRPVHHRDPGPVTACLAAAARGELVVELVADGTHLAAGTVRAVFDLLGADSIALVTDAMAAAGMPDGDYQLGPMAVRVADGVARIVTEDGQAGAIAGGTAHLLDVLRFVVTHGVPLVEAVRAAATTPATVLGRRDVGALAAGRRADVLVVDDALRPLRVLRAGRQVG, encoded by the coding sequence GTGACCGAGCACACCGCGTCCCCGTCCCTGCTGCGCGGACGGGTCGTGACGCCGTCCACCGTGATCGCCGACGGCGTCGTCGTGATCGAGGGCGAGCGGCTGGCCTGGGTCGGGCCCGCCGAGCGCCTGCCCGCCGGACTGACGGCGCCCGCCGCGAGCGACCTGACGCTGCTGCCGGGGCTCGTCGACCTGCACTGCCACGGCGGCGGCGGCACGAGCTTCCCGGATGCGGTCACCGCGGCGGAGGTCGCGCAGGCGGCGGACGAGCACCTGCGGCACGGCACGACGACGCTCGTGGCGTCGCTGGTCACGGCTCCTGCCGACGTGCTGCTCGCGCGTACGGCGCTGCTCGCCGACGCCGCGGACGCGGGCGTGGTCGCCGGCATCCACCTGGAGGGGCCGTTCCTGTCAGCGGACCGGTGCGGTGCGCAGAACCCGGCGGACATGCTCGCGGGCGATCCCGCGCTGGTCCGCAGCATCGCGCACGCCGCGCGCGGCCACCTGGTGACCATGACGGTGGCTCCCGAGGTCGACGGCGCGCACGACGTGCTCGAGGCGCTGGTCGAGGCCGGCGCGCTGCCGTCGATCGGGCACACCGACGCGAGCGCCGAGCAGGTGGACGCCGCCGCGGACCGGACGTTCGACCTGCTGGCCGCGAGCGACGCGGCGCGCAGCGAGCGGCCCACCGCGACGCACCTGTTCAACGGCATGCGGCCGGTGCACCACCGGGACCCGGGTCCGGTCACGGCGTGCCTGGCGGCCGCCGCGCGCGGCGAGCTCGTCGTGGAGCTCGTCGCCGACGGCACGCACCTGGCGGCCGGCACGGTCCGCGCGGTGTTCGACCTGCTGGGCGCAGACTCGATCGCGCTGGTCACGGACGCGATGGCGGCGGCCGGCATGCCCGACGGCGACTACCAGCTGGGTCCGATGGCGGTCCGCGTCGCGGACGGCGTGGCCCGGATCGTCACCGAGGACGGTCAGGCGGGTGCGATCGCGGGCGGCACCGCGCACCTGCTCGACGTGCTGCGGTTCGTCGTGACGCACGGCGTGCCCCTGGTCGAGGCGGTGCGCGCCGCGGCCACGACGCCCGCGACCGTGCTGGGCCGCCGGGACGTCGGTGCGCTCGCCGCGGGCCGCCGCGCGGACGTCCTCGTGGTGGACGACGCGCTGCGCCCGCTGCGCGTGCTGCGCGCGGGGCGTCAGGTCGGCTGA